A genomic stretch from Anser cygnoides isolate HZ-2024a breed goose chromosome 30, Taihu_goose_T2T_genome, whole genome shotgun sequence includes:
- the LOC136787647 gene encoding olfactory receptor 14J1-like, producing the protein MSYDRYIAICKPLHYGSLLSSRACAQMAAAAWGSGFLDALLQTTNTFSLPLCQGNAVEQFFCEIPQILKLSCSDAYLKEVRLLVVSACLAFGCFLFTALSYVQILRAVLRMPSEQGRHKAFSTCVPHLAVVLLFISPALFAYLKPPSISSPSLDLMVAVLYSVVPPAVNPLIYSMRNQELKATLKKLILVVVFT; encoded by the coding sequence atgtcctatgaccgctacattgccatctgcaagcctcTGCACTATGGGAGCctcctgagcagcagagcttgtgcccagatggcagcagctgcctggggcagtggctttcttgATGCTCTTCTGCAGACTACCaacacattttccctgcccctctgccaaggcaatgctgtggagcagttcttctgtgaaatcccccagatcctcaagctctcctgctcagatgcgTACCTAAAGGAAGTTAGACTTCTGGTGGTTAGTGCATGTTTAGcatttggttgttttcttttcactgcgttgtcctatgtgcagatcctcagagccgtgctgaggatgccctctgagcagggccggcacaaagccttttccacttgcgtccctcacctggccgtggtcttgCTGTTTATCAGCCCTGCCTtatttgcctacctgaagcccccctccatctcctccccgtCCTTGGACCTgatggtggcagttctgtactcggtggtgcctccagcagtgaaccccctcatctacagtatgaggaaccaggagctgaaagccacactgaagaaactgattctaGTTGTAGTATTTACTTAG
- the LOC136787648 gene encoding olfactory receptor 14C36-like translates to HTPMYFFLLNLALLDLGCISTTLPKAMANALWDTRAISYQGCAAQVFFFVFFIGAEYSLLTIMSYDRYVAICKPLHYRSLVGSRACSQMAAAAWGSGFLNAVLHTATTFSLPLCQGNVVDQFFCEIPQILKLSCSDAYLREVVALVFSVSLLFGCFVFIVLSYVQIFRAVLRMPSEQGRHKAFSTCLPHLAVVSLFVSTAIVAYLKPPSISSPSLHLLVAVLYVVVPPAVNPLIYSMRNQELKATLKKLILVVIFT, encoded by the coding sequence cacacccccatgtacttcttcctcctcaacctcgccctcctcgacctgggctgcatctccaccactctccccaaagccatggccaatgccctctgggacaccagggccatctcctatcaagggtgtgctgcacaggtcttcttttttgtcttcttcattggagcagagtattcccttctcaccatcatgtcctacgaccgctacgttgccatctgcaagcccctgcactacaggagcctcgtgggcagTAGAGCTTGttcccagatggcagcagctgcctggggcagtggctttctcaatgctgtcctgcacacggccactacattttccctgcccctctgccaaggcaatgttgtggaccagttcttctgtgaaatcccccagatcctcaagctctcctgctcagacgcctacctcagggaagttgtggcacttgtgtttagtgtttctttattatttggctgttttgtcttcattgtgctgtcctatgtgcagatcttcagggcagtgctgaggatgccctctgagcagggtcggcacaaagccttctccacgtgcctccctcacctggccgtggtctccctgtttgtcagcactgccatcgttgcctacctgaagcccccctccatctcctcaccATCCCTGCACCTGCTGGTGGCAGTTTTATATGTGGTGGTACCTCctgcagtgaaccccctcatctacagcatgaggaaccaggagctgaaagccacactgaagaaactgattctaGTGGTAATATTTACTTAA
- the LOC136787649 gene encoding olfactory receptor 14C36-like, producing the protein MAPKIPLIYYYCISVPLAGPHAQKQEMPNISSVSEFLLLAFADMRELQLLHFALFLGIYLAALLGNGLILTAVACDHRLHTPMDFFLLNLALLDLGCISTTLPKAMANALWDTRAISYQGCAAHVFFFLFFISAEYFTLTVMSYDRYVAICKPLHYGSLVGSRACAQMAAAAWGSGFLNAVLHTATTFSLPLCQGNAVEQFFCEIPQILKLSCSGSDYLKEVRLLVVSACLAFGCFVFIFFSYVLIFRAVLRMPSEQGRHKAFSTCLPHLAVVSLFVSTAMFAHLKPPFISSPSLDMVVSFLYSVVPPALNPLIYSMRNQDLKEALLQPLQFQLL; encoded by the exons aTGGCTCCCAAG ATACCTCTGATATattattactgtatttctgttcctttggcAGGACCCCATGCCCAAAAGCAGGAAATGCCCAAcatcagctctgtgagcgagttcctcctgctggcattcgcagacatgcgggagctgcagctcctgcacttcgcgctcttcctgggcatctacctggctgccctcctgggcaacggcctcatcctcaccgccgtagcctgcgaccaccgcctccacacccccatggacttcttcctcctcaacctcgccctccttgacctgggctgcatctccaccactctccccaaagccatggccaatgccctctgggacaccagggccatctcctatcaaggctgtgctgcacacgtctttttctttctcttctttatatcagcagaatattttactctgactgtcatgtcctatgaccgctacgttgccatctgcaagcccctgcactacgggagcctcgtgggcagcagagcttgtgcccagatggcagcagctgcctggggcagtggctttctcaatgctgtcctgcacacggccactacattttccctgcccctctgccaaggcaatgctgtggagcagttcttctgtgaaatcccccagatcctcaagctctcctgctcaggttCAGACTACCTAAAGGAAGTTAGACTTCTTGTGGTTAGTGCatgtttagcatttggctgttttgttttcatttttttttcctatgtgctgatcttcagggctgtgctgaggatgccctctgagcagggccggcacaaagccttttccacgtgcctccctcacctggccgtggtctccctgtttgtcagcacgGCCATGTTTGCCCACCTGAAGCCCCCAttcatctcctccccatccttggacatggtggtgtcatttctgtactcggtggtgcctccagcactgaaccccctcatctacagcatgaggaaccaggacctcaAGGAGGCA